The following proteins are encoded in a genomic region of Caldisericum sp.:
- a CDS encoding NAD+ synthase has product MIDLTLNYALVKKFIVKFIEEEVKSNKFDHALLGISGGIDSALVASLAVDALGKENVFGILLPYKLSSKESIEDGLKVVENLGIKYEIIDITEIAEPYLTKEKIGDKFRIGNFLARIRMSIIFDKAREFDAIVLGTSNKSEIMLGYTTWYGDMAAGIYPIGDLYKTQVFGLSKHVGVPESIIAKKPSADLWPGQTDEGEIGTPYSEIDQILYLYLEERKTKEEIVELGFKKEDVENVLKRMFATQFKRTFPPVCKISQRTFGHDFLYPHDIFK; this is encoded by the coding sequence ATGATTGACTTAACCTTGAATTACGCACTTGTTAAGAAGTTCATAGTAAAATTCATCGAAGAAGAAGTTAAAAGTAACAAATTTGATCATGCACTATTAGGTATTTCTGGTGGTATTGACTCTGCGCTTGTAGCTTCTCTTGCTGTTGATGCTTTGGGAAAGGAAAATGTTTTTGGAATACTTCTTCCATATAAGTTAAGTTCAAAGGAATCCATTGAAGACGGACTCAAGGTTGTAGAAAACCTTGGAATTAAATATGAAATAATTGATATAACTGAAATTGCAGAGCCATATCTTACAAAAGAAAAAATCGGAGACAAGTTTAGAATAGGAAATTTTCTTGCTCGTATAAGAATGAGTATTATCTTTGACAAAGCAAGAGAATTTGATGCTATCGTTCTCGGAACAAGCAATAAAAGTGAAATTATGCTTGGCTACACAACCTGGTACGGTGATATGGCAGCAGGGATTTACCCAATAGGAGATTTATACAAAACTCAGGTTTTTGGATTATCAAAGCATGTTGGAGTTCCGGAATCAATCATAGCCAAAAAACCATCAGCAGATTTATGGCCTGGGCAAACAGACGAGGGCGAAATAGGAACACCTTACTCTGAAATCGACCAGATTCTTTATCTTTATCTTGAAGAAAGAAAGACAAAAGAAGAAATCGTTGAGTTAGGTTTTAAAAAGGAAGATGTCGAAAATGTCCTAAAAAGAATGTTTGCAACACAATTTAAAAGGACTTTTCCTCCTGTTTGTAAAATTTCTCAAAGAACATTTGGACACGATTTTCTTTACCCTCACGATATATTCAAATAG